Proteins found in one Corynebacterium freneyi genomic segment:
- the nadD gene encoding nicotinate-nucleotide adenylyltransferase — translation MGGTFDPIHNGHLVAASEVADRFDLDSVIFVPTGEPWQKRDRRVTDSEDRYLMTVIATASNPRFTVSRVDIDRPGATYTIDTLNDLGAQFPGDELFFITGADALQKIVTWRDWEKMFDAATFVGVNRPGFHLDEDDLPDVDRARLHLVDIPAMAISSTDCRTRAAEGRPVWYLVPDGVVQYIAKRGLYQDVPADRAADRRARDLPPAGGDEDENYGS, via the coding sequence ATGGGCGGCACGTTCGACCCGATCCACAACGGCCACCTCGTCGCCGCCAGCGAAGTCGCCGACCGGTTCGACCTGGACAGCGTCATTTTCGTGCCCACCGGCGAGCCGTGGCAGAAGCGCGACCGGCGCGTGACGGACTCCGAGGACCGCTACCTGATGACGGTCATCGCCACCGCCTCCAACCCGCGGTTCACGGTGTCGCGCGTCGACATCGACCGCCCCGGCGCGACGTACACCATCGACACGCTCAACGACCTCGGCGCCCAGTTCCCCGGCGACGAACTTTTCTTCATCACCGGCGCCGACGCGCTGCAGAAGATCGTCACGTGGCGGGACTGGGAGAAGATGTTCGACGCCGCCACCTTCGTCGGCGTCAACCGTCCGGGGTTCCACCTCGACGAAGATGACCTGCCCGACGTCGACCGCGCCCGCCTGCACCTGGTCGACATCCCCGCCATGGCGATCTCGTCGACCGACTGCCGCACGCGCGCCGCGGAGGGCAGGCCGGTCTGGTATCTCGTACCCGACGGCGTGGTGCAGTACATTGCCAAAAGGGGCTTGTACCAGGATGTGCCCGCCGACCGGGCCGCCGACCGACGAGCCCGTGACCTCCCGCCCGCCGGCGGGGACGAAGACGAAAACTACGGGAGCTGA
- the rsfS gene encoding ribosome silencing factor, whose product MTASTEAATLATIAARAADRMKGEDIAVIDVSGPLVITDAFVLVSADNERLVSAIVDEVEDDLRDAGVKPVRREGVREGRWALLDYGVLVVHVFRDEERDFYGLDRLWKDCPRIEVEGVEQTPVTGSADASHHARSIDEIPLAAPGPDADEL is encoded by the coding sequence GTGACCGCATCCACCGAGGCCGCCACCCTGGCCACCATCGCCGCCCGGGCCGCCGACCGCATGAAGGGCGAGGACATCGCCGTCATCGACGTGTCGGGGCCGCTGGTGATCACCGACGCGTTCGTCCTGGTCAGCGCCGACAACGAGCGTCTGGTTTCCGCGATCGTCGACGAGGTCGAGGATGACCTGCGCGACGCCGGCGTCAAGCCCGTGCGCCGCGAGGGCGTCCGCGAGGGCCGGTGGGCGCTGCTGGATTACGGCGTGCTCGTCGTCCACGTGTTCCGCGACGAGGAGCGCGATTTCTACGGCCTGGATCGCCTGTGGAAGGACTGCCCGCGCATCGAGGTCGAAGGCGTCGAGCAGACTCCGGTGACGGGTTCGGCGGATGCGTCGCACCATGCGCGGTCCATCGACGAGATTCCGCTGGCCGCGCCGGGGCCGGACGCCGACGAGCTGTAG
- a CDS encoding histidine phosphatase family protein: MEPVAARRLLLLRHGQTTYNATRRMQGQLDTELSEEGVAQAERVAAHVGRRERDIRRIVSSDLSRAAQTADAVGRVLGLDVERDSRLRETFLGKWQGRTHGEIDAEYPGQRATWRHDATWAPPGGETRVEVAARMRAVVDELLDDESWPGSTVLLVAHGGAIAALTASLLDVPVSHYTMFNGLRNTAWVELTARPRPDGELGWYLGAFNAEVFGEDTGEESER; encoded by the coding sequence ATGGAACCCGTCGCCGCCCGCCGCCTGCTGTTGCTTCGCCACGGCCAGACGACGTACAACGCCACGCGCCGCATGCAGGGGCAGTTGGACACCGAGCTGTCGGAGGAGGGCGTGGCCCAGGCGGAGCGTGTCGCGGCGCATGTGGGGCGTCGGGAGCGGGACATTCGGCGGATCGTGTCGTCGGATTTGAGCCGTGCGGCGCAGACCGCCGATGCCGTCGGTCGGGTGCTGGGCCTCGACGTCGAGCGTGATTCCCGTTTGCGGGAGACGTTTTTGGGCAAGTGGCAGGGCCGCACCCACGGTGAGATCGATGCGGAATACCCGGGGCAGCGGGCGACGTGGCGGCATGATGCGACGTGGGCTCCGCCGGGTGGCGAAACCCGGGTGGAGGTCGCGGCGCGCATGCGTGCGGTCGTCGACGAGTTGCTTGACGACGAATCGTGGCCTGGTTCCACGGTGTTGCTGGTGGCCCACGGCGGGGCGATTGCCGCGTTGACGGCGTCGCTGCTGGATGTGCCGGTGAGCCACTACACGATGTTCAACGGTTTGCGGAACACCGCGTGGGTGGAGCTGACGGCCAGGCCGCGGCCGGATGGTGAGCTCGGTTGGTATCTCGGTGCGTTCAACGCCGAGGTGTTCGGCGAGGACACCGGCGAGGAGTCCGAAAGGTGA
- a CDS encoding DegV family protein, whose amino-acid sequence MTGVGERGAGRVQVVVDESACLDDAVARRHGITVVPLGLDEVDGEQTTSAIGPLTLCAAYARALERGGDAGVVALHLGKGLSATWSNAMTAAAVLERVTVVDSTMVGAGMGAAAIAAAEKAAEGADLEECVAAAEGVLARNRLWLYVPKLEPLRRGGRISTGQAVLSTALAIKPIVGIQDGALGLVAKCRTEAKVLDKLVDFAATEAAGRPAHVMLQHSGADERVEELHAMLSLALPEGSTFDVVDLPAAIAAHTGPRAFAVGMVVAEDEAEGADADAGAIDDGDDAPLPPASVVGRDASPLFTSVAAKLPTWSENRRAAIEKAEALAHAIAELARRDNSDPEGAAFGRDAREEAAQKAADKVGDQAGDKKSDETTVRANERDDDVSAASADDGDADSCGDGDGWDVVKQ is encoded by the coding sequence GTGACCGGCGTGGGGGAGCGGGGTGCCGGTCGCGTCCAGGTCGTCGTGGACGAGTCGGCGTGCCTGGACGATGCTGTTGCGCGGCGTCATGGCATCACGGTGGTGCCGTTGGGCCTCGATGAGGTCGACGGGGAGCAGACGACCTCGGCGATCGGCCCGTTGACGTTGTGCGCGGCGTACGCGCGGGCGCTGGAGCGCGGTGGCGACGCGGGCGTGGTGGCGCTGCACCTGGGCAAGGGGTTGTCGGCGACGTGGTCGAATGCGATGACGGCGGCGGCGGTGCTGGAGCGGGTGACCGTGGTGGATTCGACGATGGTCGGCGCCGGCATGGGGGCCGCCGCGATCGCCGCGGCGGAAAAGGCCGCCGAGGGGGCGGATCTGGAGGAATGCGTCGCCGCCGCAGAGGGTGTGCTGGCGCGTAATCGTCTGTGGCTGTACGTGCCCAAGTTGGAGCCGCTGCGCCGCGGTGGCCGCATTTCGACCGGTCAGGCGGTGTTGTCGACGGCGTTGGCGATCAAGCCGATCGTCGGCATCCAGGATGGGGCGCTGGGTTTGGTGGCCAAGTGCCGCACGGAGGCGAAGGTGCTGGACAAGCTCGTCGACTTCGCGGCGACGGAGGCGGCCGGGCGTCCCGCGCACGTGATGCTGCAGCATTCGGGTGCCGACGAGCGCGTCGAGGAGCTGCACGCAATGTTGTCGTTGGCGCTGCCGGAGGGTTCGACGTTCGACGTCGTCGATTTGCCCGCCGCGATCGCCGCGCACACCGGGCCCCGCGCTTTTGCCGTGGGCATGGTCGTCGCCGAGGACGAGGCTGAGGGAGCGGACGCCGACGCTGGCGCCATTGACGACGGCGACGACGCGCCGCTGCCGCCGGCGTCGGTGGTCGGGCGTGATGCGTCGCCGTTGTTTACGAGTGTGGCGGCGAAGTTGCCGACGTGGTCGGAGAACCGTCGTGCGGCCATCGAGAAGGCCGAGGCGTTGGCGCATGCGATCGCCGAGTTGGCGCGTCGCGACAATTCCGATCCCGAAGGCGCGGCGTTCGGCCGCGATGCTCGCGAGGAGGCGGCGCAGAAGGCCGCCGACAAGGTCGGTGACCAGGCCGGCGACAAGAAAAGCGATGAGACCACTGTCCGGGCCAACGAGCGCGACGATGACGTTTCCGCCGCCTCCGCCGATGACGGCGATGCCGATTCATGCGGCGATGGCGATGGATGGGACGTCGTAAAGCAATAA
- a CDS encoding ComEA family DNA-binding protein, giving the protein MDSLRTRLGDLLEPVPAEEAMPVDYSRRRIRVGRRTVVAVAMAGAVVLVAVIAGWLLSRGPVVDEPAVDAVLVDADRVGAAAGGAGAGVENAGEWDGAGPGGAGHGGTGSGGVGGGAGNGGAGDGAVPAEIIVSVVGMVHHPGVVTVPGTARVADAVNAAGGMLPEASPASVNLASPLVDGQQILVGPDPLPELSTGGTSAGAPDGAASAAGGVGGGAAGAGGGAGGGGRGAGGGGLVNINTASEAELETVTGIGPATAKKIVAHREQHGPFTSVDQLEEVPGIGPAKLEGMRAEVTV; this is encoded by the coding sequence GTGGATTCGTTGCGAACGCGTTTGGGAGACCTGCTGGAGCCGGTGCCCGCCGAGGAAGCGATGCCCGTCGATTATTCGCGGCGGCGTATCCGGGTGGGGCGGCGGACCGTGGTGGCCGTGGCGATGGCCGGTGCGGTGGTGCTGGTGGCGGTCATCGCCGGGTGGCTGCTGTCGCGGGGGCCGGTGGTGGACGAGCCTGCGGTGGATGCCGTGCTTGTCGACGCCGACCGGGTGGGTGCGGCCGCCGGTGGAGCGGGTGCCGGCGTGGAGAATGCCGGGGAGTGGGACGGGGCGGGGCCCGGTGGCGCCGGGCATGGGGGTACCGGGAGCGGGGGTGTGGGCGGCGGGGCCGGGAACGGGGGAGCCGGGGATGGTGCGGTGCCGGCGGAGATCATCGTGTCGGTGGTGGGGATGGTTCATCATCCGGGTGTGGTCACCGTGCCCGGTACTGCGCGGGTGGCCGACGCGGTGAATGCCGCCGGTGGGATGTTGCCCGAGGCGAGTCCTGCCAGCGTGAATCTTGCCTCGCCGTTGGTGGATGGTCAGCAGATTCTCGTGGGGCCGGATCCGCTGCCGGAGTTGTCGACTGGCGGCACGTCGGCGGGCGCGCCGGACGGTGCAGCGTCGGCTGCGGGCGGTGTCGGCGGTGGGGCAGCCGGCGCGGGTGGTGGCGCAGGTGGAGGTGGCCGTGGCGCCGGTGGTGGGGGCCTGGTGAACATCAACACGGCGTCGGAGGCCGAGTTGGAGACGGTCACCGGCATTGGTCCGGCCACGGCGAAGAAGATCGTCGCGCACCGGGAGCAACACGGTCCCTTCACCAGCGTCGACCAGCTCGAGGAGGTCCCCGGCATCGGCCCGGCGAAGCTGGAGGGCATGCGCGCGGAAGTGACGGTGTGA
- a CDS encoding ComEC/Rec2 family competence protein: MAETRTFSLADPAPPPPDAGPAVARPGVDLRLVPAALLTWAATALTLTTSTTVSPGWLLLAAAVFTGVVAWRRGAPTVALPTVTVTVSVAATLIRRARAAAHPIAEGIRGVGVGGTDGAGVVKETVLTLTTTPKTTDHGATAQASVTGLPGRVRVFGDERLLDHDRGTVLEAYAKISASDRPSLSGVTASLRGTVDVVKHPDDHISRVRDGLRDAAAGLPVGPDRLIPAMTLGDERGFGAADQKMMVDSGLAHLSAVSGANLALVMGAAVWALSWAPPRWRVAAAAVTLVAFVAVVGTEPSVLRALLTGIVGLLAVLLGRRGQAVPALMAGTIVLVVAFPDLAVSVGFALSVAATAGLVLAAAPMTHRLLRIPGVARLPAPLVRATAVALVAHIATVPVLALTLGEVSHVSVVANLAAAPAVAPVTVAGTLAAVAALLGLGPVVTVLVWVAAPFAWWVHAVGHAAAGMPGDAGEMGLFGVTVFLVAAAAAVAWPSVAAAVTCVAMGAAGVVIAFGWHIPAAPPGWVVGACVDDGRVLVVPAALRDDVHLQALPRNCRLSLDGAAAEGNGGDVGAAVTGGGQAATTDAWPLAEELTVEESTVYATLDEAETWGDGTTGQSGGAGAGARPRWLVVADCGDRARDRIRTTDGIPVVCPARDGTHALYPDGAVWRSGAVRKSDAGAGGAGTSGSGTARSGESGTMGE; this comes from the coding sequence ATGGCCGAGACCCGCACGTTCTCGTTGGCCGACCCGGCGCCGCCGCCACCGGATGCGGGGCCTGCGGTTGCGCGCCCCGGAGTGGACCTGCGGTTGGTGCCCGCGGCGCTGTTGACGTGGGCGGCGACGGCGTTGACGTTGACGACGTCGACGACGGTCTCGCCGGGCTGGCTCCTGCTGGCGGCGGCGGTGTTCACGGGTGTGGTGGCGTGGCGTCGCGGGGCCCCGACGGTGGCGTTGCCGACGGTGACGGTCACGGTTTCGGTGGCCGCCACCCTCATTCGCCGGGCACGGGCGGCCGCCCACCCCATCGCCGAGGGCATCCGCGGTGTCGGGGTCGGCGGCACCGATGGCGCGGGCGTGGTGAAGGAAACCGTCCTGACGCTGACCACGACGCCGAAGACCACCGACCATGGGGCCACGGCACAGGCCAGCGTCACCGGGCTGCCTGGACGCGTGCGGGTGTTCGGCGACGAGCGTCTGCTCGACCATGACCGCGGCACGGTGTTGGAGGCGTACGCGAAGATCTCCGCGTCGGATCGCCCGTCGTTGTCCGGGGTGACGGCGTCGCTGCGGGGGACGGTGGACGTCGTGAAGCATCCGGATGACCACATCAGCCGCGTCCGCGACGGCCTGCGCGATGCGGCTGCGGGACTGCCGGTGGGGCCGGATCGGCTGATTCCCGCGATGACGCTCGGCGACGAACGCGGCTTCGGTGCGGCCGACCAGAAGATGATGGTCGACTCCGGGTTGGCGCACCTGTCGGCGGTGTCGGGCGCGAATCTGGCGTTGGTGATGGGGGCGGCGGTGTGGGCGTTGTCGTGGGCGCCGCCGCGTTGGCGGGTGGCGGCCGCGGCGGTGACGTTGGTGGCGTTCGTGGCGGTGGTGGGCACGGAGCCGTCGGTGCTGCGGGCCCTGCTCACGGGCATCGTCGGGCTGTTGGCGGTGCTGTTGGGCAGGCGCGGGCAGGCGGTGCCGGCGTTGATGGCGGGGACGATCGTGCTGGTGGTGGCTTTTCCGGATCTTGCCGTGTCCGTCGGGTTCGCGTTGTCGGTGGCGGCCACCGCAGGGCTGGTGCTCGCGGCGGCCCCCATGACGCATCGGCTGTTGCGCATCCCCGGGGTGGCGCGGCTGCCGGCTCCGCTGGTGCGTGCGACGGCGGTGGCGTTGGTGGCGCACATCGCCACGGTGCCGGTCCTGGCGCTGACTCTTGGCGAGGTCTCCCACGTCTCCGTCGTGGCCAACCTCGCCGCAGCTCCCGCGGTGGCCCCGGTGACCGTTGCGGGGACGCTGGCCGCCGTCGCCGCGCTGTTGGGGCTGGGGCCGGTGGTGACGGTGTTGGTGTGGGTGGCCGCGCCGTTCGCCTGGTGGGTGCATGCGGTGGGGCATGCCGCGGCCGGGATGCCCGGTGACGCGGGTGAGATGGGGCTGTTCGGAGTGACGGTGTTCCTGGTGGCGGCGGCTGCGGCGGTTGCGTGGCCGTCGGTGGCCGCTGCGGTGACGTGCGTGGCGATGGGAGCCGCGGGCGTCGTTATCGCCTTCGGCTGGCATATCCCGGCCGCACCGCCGGGGTGGGTCGTCGGGGCCTGCGTCGATGATGGGCGGGTGCTCGTGGTGCCCGCCGCCCTGCGTGACGACGTCCATCTTCAGGCGCTGCCCCGTAATTGCCGCCTGTCTCTGGATGGCGCAGCGGCCGAAGGAAACGGCGGGGATGTGGGAGCGGCCGTGACCGGAGGCGGGCAAGCCGCCACGACCGATGCGTGGCCGCTGGCCGAAGAGCTGACCGTGGAAGAGTCGACGGTGTACGCCACACTCGACGAGGCCGAGACATGGGGCGACGGGACAACCGGACAGTCGGGCGGTGCCGGGGCGGGTGCGAGGCCGCGGTGGCTCGTCGTCGCCGACTGCGGGGACCGGGCGCGTGACCGTATTCGCACCACGGACGGCATTCCCGTCGTCTGTCCCGCACGCGACGGCACTCACGCCCTCTACCCGGATGGTGCGGTGTGGAGGAGCGGTGCAGTGAGGAAAAGCGATGCGGGGGCGGGCGGTGCGGGGACGAGCGGCTCCGGCACTGCCCGATCCGGGGAGTCTGGCACGATGGGGGAGTGA